One Portunus trituberculatus isolate SZX2019 chromosome 42, ASM1759143v1, whole genome shotgun sequence DNA window includes the following coding sequences:
- the LOC123517493 gene encoding uncharacterized protein LOC123517493 isoform X2 — MRWLVPGAVLVLVSLSAGQRSVETVDLAGSRYFISQTSPYVPSLNWFLAYQYCRTIGMELLSIGTAEEAELINSYLAANRLSDRDYWTSGNQLGSHLWMWMATGQRFNTTFNFWVHDESFTKSTAACMSVNNGAWVPEDCMQEKFFICELTRCFFVNFVSANRGSSQGLPVTPRITHQGIKPSHRSGSQQQQSQAAQKTEQPKTTDSPTQPGAHQPTTPSQQHVITTSSTTTVIPTTYEDDTRPTTQMPLKTMPTILPDDQLEEVTIIPQSRPDEVKSIVQLNSEPAAHNNEILESGPISPLQLLIPPTREFLSSSPSSSSSIPLQAEASTNFTIRRPLSRKETFSWALLDERSK; from the exons GACAGCGAAGTGTAGAGACTGTTGACTTGGCAGGCTCTCGCTATTTCATCTCCCAGACCTCGCCTTACGTGCCCAGCCTCAACTGGTTCCTCGCCTACCAGTACTGTCGCACCATTGGCATGGAGCTTCTCAGCATAGGCACTGCTGAGGAGGCTGAGCTCATAAACTCCTATCTTGCTGCCAACC GTTTGAGTGACCGGGACTACTGGACGAGTGGTAACCAGCTGGGCTCTCACCTCTGGATGTGGATGGCCACTGGGCAGCGCTTCAACACCACCTTCAACTTCTGGGTGCATGACGAGTCTTTCAC CAAGTCAACAGCTGCGTGTATGAGTGTAAATAATGGGGCTTGGGTGCCAGAGGACTGTATGCAGGAGAAATTCTTTATCTGTGAACTGACACGGTGCTTCTTCGTCAATTTTGTGAGCGCCAACCGGGGCTCATCTCAGGG TTTGCCTGTTACACCCAGGATAACTCATCAAGGAATCAAACCATCTCATCGCTCAGGCTCCCAGCAACAACAGAGTCAAGCTGCACAGAAAACTGAACAGCCTAAGACAACAGACTCACCAACACAACCAGGAGCTCATCAGCCAACAACTCCATCTCAGCAACATGTTATAACAACAAGCAGCACTACAACAGTGATCCCCACAACATATGAGGATGACACTCGTCCTACAACACAAATGCCACTAAAAACAATGCCTACAATCCTCCCAGATGATCAGCTGGAAGAGGTGACCATCATTCCACAGTCAAGACCTGATGAAGTCAAGTCTATCGTGCAACTGAACTCAGAACCTGCAGCCCATAACAATGAGATACTTGAGTCTGGACCCATTTCTCCATTACAACTCCTCATTCCTCCAACTAGAGAGTTTttgtcttcatctccttcctcatcctcttccatccCATTGCAAGCTGAGGCATCCACAAACTTTACAATCCGAAGACCCCTCAGCAGAAAGGAAACATTTAGTTGGGCTCTTCTGGATGAACGATCAAAAtaa
- the LOC123517493 gene encoding uncharacterized protein LOC123517493 isoform X3 — MRWLVPGAVLVLVSLSAGQRSVETVDLAGSRYFISQTSPYVPSLNWFLAYQYCRTIGMELLSIGTAEEAELINSYLAANRLSDRDYWTSGNQLGSHLWMWMATGQRFNTTFNFWVHDESFTKSTAACMSVNNGAWVPEDCMQEKFFICELTRCFFVNFVSANRGSSQG, encoded by the exons GACAGCGAAGTGTAGAGACTGTTGACTTGGCAGGCTCTCGCTATTTCATCTCCCAGACCTCGCCTTACGTGCCCAGCCTCAACTGGTTCCTCGCCTACCAGTACTGTCGCACCATTGGCATGGAGCTTCTCAGCATAGGCACTGCTGAGGAGGCTGAGCTCATAAACTCCTATCTTGCTGCCAACC GTTTGAGTGACCGGGACTACTGGACGAGTGGTAACCAGCTGGGCTCTCACCTCTGGATGTGGATGGCCACTGGGCAGCGCTTCAACACCACCTTCAACTTCTGGGTGCATGACGAGTCTTTCAC CAAGTCAACAGCTGCGTGTATGAGTGTAAATAATGGGGCTTGGGTGCCAGAGGACTGTATGCAGGAGAAATTCTTTATCTGTGAACTGACACGGTGCTTCTTCGTCAATTTTGTGAGCGCCAACCGGGGCTCATCTCAGGGGTAA
- the LOC123517493 gene encoding uncharacterized protein LOC123517493 isoform X1 gives MRWLVPGAVLVLVSLSAGQRSVETVDLAGSRYFISQTSPYVPSLNWFLAYQYCRTIGMELLSIGTAEEAELINSYLAANRLSDRDYWTSGNQLGSHLWMWMATGQRFNTTFNFWVHDESFTKSTAACMSVNNGAWVPEDCMQEKFFICELTRCFFVNFVSANRGSSQGSLPVTPRITHQGIKPSHRSGSQQQQSQAAQKTEQPKTTDSPTQPGAHQPTTPSQQHVITTSSTTTVIPTTYEDDTRPTTQMPLKTMPTILPDDQLEEVTIIPQSRPDEVKSIVQLNSEPAAHNNEILESGPISPLQLLIPPTREFLSSSPSSSSSIPLQAEASTNFTIRRPLSRKETFSWALLDERSK, from the exons GACAGCGAAGTGTAGAGACTGTTGACTTGGCAGGCTCTCGCTATTTCATCTCCCAGACCTCGCCTTACGTGCCCAGCCTCAACTGGTTCCTCGCCTACCAGTACTGTCGCACCATTGGCATGGAGCTTCTCAGCATAGGCACTGCTGAGGAGGCTGAGCTCATAAACTCCTATCTTGCTGCCAACC GTTTGAGTGACCGGGACTACTGGACGAGTGGTAACCAGCTGGGCTCTCACCTCTGGATGTGGATGGCCACTGGGCAGCGCTTCAACACCACCTTCAACTTCTGGGTGCATGACGAGTCTTTCAC CAAGTCAACAGCTGCGTGTATGAGTGTAAATAATGGGGCTTGGGTGCCAGAGGACTGTATGCAGGAGAAATTCTTTATCTGTGAACTGACACGGTGCTTCTTCGTCAATTTTGTGAGCGCCAACCGGGGCTCATCTCAGGG CAGTTTGCCTGTTACACCCAGGATAACTCATCAAGGAATCAAACCATCTCATCGCTCAGGCTCCCAGCAACAACAGAGTCAAGCTGCACAGAAAACTGAACAGCCTAAGACAACAGACTCACCAACACAACCAGGAGCTCATCAGCCAACAACTCCATCTCAGCAACATGTTATAACAACAAGCAGCACTACAACAGTGATCCCCACAACATATGAGGATGACACTCGTCCTACAACACAAATGCCACTAAAAACAATGCCTACAATCCTCCCAGATGATCAGCTGGAAGAGGTGACCATCATTCCACAGTCAAGACCTGATGAAGTCAAGTCTATCGTGCAACTGAACTCAGAACCTGCAGCCCATAACAATGAGATACTTGAGTCTGGACCCATTTCTCCATTACAACTCCTCATTCCTCCAACTAGAGAGTTTttgtcttcatctccttcctcatcctcttccatccCATTGCAAGCTGAGGCATCCACAAACTTTACAATCCGAAGACCCCTCAGCAGAAAGGAAACATTTAGTTGGGCTCTTCTGGATGAACGATCAAAAtaa